The following proteins are co-located in the Acidimicrobiales bacterium genome:
- a CDS encoding SpoIID/LytB domain-containing protein, with product MFASGLLRRRLGLLAALTVLLTLVVPANPASAASAQAEIEFTGRGWGHGRGMGQWGALGYAQQGWTSAQILDHYYGGTTAGTIPAGAPVNAAAVRVDLVSRRNKSLYVFVPEGTLTLSDAVGTPLPIPATQALLVAANGNGGFTFQTATSCAGPWSESVPLPAGTSFTVGDTNPADTSSGLLAICDGANWTSYSGTLTILDRGVASANRLTGLATVNTTTMQEYLRGVVPKEVSASWLAPALEAQAVAARSYAMAGDTRQQEYADTCDTTTCQVYAGRYRNGVAVTAPSTDAAIAATDGMVRLTPLGTIARTEFSSSTGGYTAGGDFTAVIDEGDSIPANPNSTWTARLSTSTIEARYGLGRLLSLDVTQRNGLDPHGDGGRVLQAKAIFENGSKLLSGQEVRAAFNYQLKSDWFTPGVVYRSDLVGTPTAKFIEGAYQVYTGGPPSSAELSVWYDRLQNGASRAELTSALSKTPQFAGVMVDELYETSLGRAPDEIGSAYWLDIMVGKKTPYAELGIYFYGSQEYYQRTGGSPEPFVRALYRDLLHREPDAAGLAYWVQQMAKPTVSPPDVASGFYVSIESRRDRADRLYLRVLGRPADAAGRDAAAERIALTDDLVVAAELGTSDEFYQSTQS from the coding sequence ATGTTTGCTTCCGGTCTGCTTCGACGACGCCTCGGCCTGCTCGCCGCCCTCACGGTGTTGCTGACGCTCGTCGTGCCGGCCAACCCCGCTTCTGCCGCATCGGCCCAGGCCGAGATCGAGTTCACCGGCCGCGGCTGGGGACACGGCCGCGGCATGGGGCAGTGGGGTGCGCTGGGGTACGCCCAGCAGGGCTGGACCTCGGCCCAGATCCTCGACCACTACTACGGCGGCACCACCGCCGGCACCATCCCCGCCGGTGCGCCCGTCAACGCCGCGGCGGTGCGAGTCGACCTGGTCTCTCGCCGGAACAAGTCGCTGTATGTGTTCGTTCCCGAGGGCACGCTCACACTGAGCGATGCCGTAGGGACCCCGCTCCCGATTCCGGCAACCCAGGCCCTGCTCGTCGCCGCCAACGGCAACGGTGGGTTCACGTTCCAGACCGCCACCTCGTGCGCTGGCCCATGGAGCGAGTCCGTCCCGCTGCCCGCCGGCACGTCGTTCACCGTCGGCGATACCAACCCGGCCGACACCAGCAGCGGTCTGCTCGCCATCTGTGACGGCGCCAACTGGACCTCCTACAGCGGCACGCTGACGATCCTCGATCGAGGCGTCGCCTCCGCCAATCGCCTCACCGGTCTGGCCACGGTCAACACCACCACGATGCAGGAGTACCTGCGGGGCGTGGTGCCGAAGGAGGTGTCGGCCTCGTGGCTCGCTCCGGCACTCGAAGCGCAGGCGGTTGCTGCTCGCTCGTATGCCATGGCCGGCGACACTCGTCAGCAGGAGTATGCCGACACCTGCGACACCACCACCTGTCAGGTCTATGCGGGGCGTTATCGCAACGGCGTAGCCGTCACGGCGCCGTCCACCGATGCCGCCATCGCCGCCACCGACGGCATGGTCCGGCTGACGCCGCTCGGCACGATCGCCCGAACCGAGTTCTCCTCCAGCACCGGCGGCTACACCGCAGGTGGTGACTTCACCGCCGTGATCGACGAGGGCGACTCGATTCCGGCCAATCCGAACAGCACCTGGACCGCTCGATTGTCGACCTCCACCATCGAGGCTCGCTACGGCCTTGGCCGCCTCCTGTCGCTCGATGTCACCCAACGCAACGGCCTCGACCCTCACGGCGACGGGGGTCGTGTGCTGCAGGCCAAGGCCATTTTCGAGAATGGTTCGAAGCTTCTCAGCGGGCAAGAAGTCCGAGCAGCCTTCAACTATCAGCTGAAGTCGGACTGGTTCACCCCCGGTGTGGTGTACCGGTCCGACCTGGTGGGAACACCGACCGCCAAGTTCATCGAGGGGGCCTATCAGGTCTACACCGGTGGCCCGCCGAGCAGCGCCGAGCTGTCGGTGTGGTACGACCGACTCCAGAACGGTGCCAGCCGGGCCGAACTTACCTCGGCGCTGTCGAAGACACCCCAGTTCGCGGGCGTGATGGTCGACGAGCTCTACGAAACCTCACTCGGTCGGGCACCCGACGAGATCGGTAGCGCGTACTGGCTCGACATCATGGTCGGGAAGAAGACGCCGTATGCCGAACTCGGCATCTACTTCTACGGTTCGCAGGAGTACTACCAGCGCACCGGTGGGAGTCCCGAGCCGTTCGTTCGGGCGCTGTATCGAGACCTCCTGCACCGCGAACCCGACGCTGCGGGCCTTGCGTACTGGGTCCAGCAGATGGCGAAGCCCACGGTGTCACCACCCGACGTCGCCTCGGGCTTCTACGTCTCGATCGAGTCCCGCCGAGATCGCGCCGACCGTCTCTACCTCCGGGTGCTCGGCCGCCCGGCCGACGCGGCCGGACGAGACGCCGCCGCCGAGCGGATCGCCCTCACCGACGATCTCGTCGTGGCCGCCGAGCTCGGCACCTCCGACGAGTTCTACCAGTCCACCCAGAGCTGA